A region of the Drosophila ananassae strain 14024-0371.13 chromosome XL, ASM1763931v2, whole genome shotgun sequence genome:
GGCAGCAGGCATTTAATGGCCTTACTGCCAGCCCGCTGGCAGTTGGCCAGGATATGCTTGAGACATAATTGCCTGGCGAAAGGATGCATGCTCCCGCTCAGGACCGAGCGATGGGGAGAGGGGAAATACTTAATGAATTGCAACAAAGTGGCTCTCggacactgagagaaatagtCCCTATCCAAGTAGTCTTGAAAGAATACTTCGCCAGAGCCCAACCTGACCTCattaaaaatcatattttaaTCTTAGCAGAAGTACATAGGCAGAATAGACAGTAAAAGAGACTAAaccccacaaaaaaaaaacgaaaacatttAGCTCTTAGATCTTAGttcagaaaatttgaaaaattcgGAAGTAAAGTTAGAAATTCGCAGTACGATGAGTCGTCAGAACGGAATCATATATTCGGACATCGCCATCGTGAGCAGGGGATTGCGTTCCATCGGCAAGCCCGCCTCCATCGACCGGCTCGCCAAGCACATGGGCAACATGCTGGGAGTCCCCTCCTGGATGCTAAAGGACGACATCAAGATCTTGCTCGAGACCTATGAGCCGCTGGGCTTCTTCAAGAAGGAGGACGGGCGCTACAGCCTCCCGGCCGATCTCCTCCAAATCCTCAACGAGCAGGAGCGCGAGAAGCAGGCCAACTTAGTCGTCCCCGCAGCCACCGTTGCCCCTCCAAACGAACCCGACGCGGTATATGGCTATACATCCGAGATCGATATGTCCCAGTCCCTGCGCCATCCGTATCTCCACAGATTCAGTTAGATCCACGGCCATTGCAGGACACTGCAGCAGAcggactcggactcggactGGGACATGGATATGGACTATGGATGTGCATTTTGATATGATTTTGGATATGGATTTGAATCTGggtttggctttggctttcaGTTGCGAGGGAGCAGTATGGTTTTATCTGAGAGGGACACCTGGGCTTGTGCTTTTAATATTCGGGAGGATTTCGGGTTATACGATATAATGACAAATGTGAACCAAACACAATGTGATTTTGTCAGGTGTCCAAAAATATAGAGGTTGtaattcaaaatttcaaaCTAAAATAGAGCTTGTTTTTCATTGTCCACTGTAGGTACTAATGTCCTTTAAGAGCTCATATCTCTGATATAGGCTGTATaggcttttctctcagtggcCAAGTGGCAGTGCCTCGTCCTGGAAATGGGGGCGTGACTGACGTATAGGCAATTTCATGGCGGAGTGTCCATGGCTAAGCATCCTGGCAGAATGCCTCCTTTGTGTGTCAATCAGCCTTTGCATGTCAGCAGAGCCTCCGCCGTCAATGATCCCTTCAAATAAGAGCCTGTTTATATGTAcatgtgtgagtgtgtttaTTTGAgtgtgtgcctgtgtgtgtgagtaATTGGTTGGGCGAGGACATAAGCTGCTTTCCCTTCATTAAAATTAGACTCCACTACCTACAGTGGCCCAATATTacacaagaaaaataaataaattaagccAATTACACTGGCGAAAAATCTAGTCCTTGTAGGTCTTGTATTTCTCCATTaattccatttatttttcagCACTCGATGCACTCTCTAATTGTGTTAAAAGCACACGAAACCGAAAGGACATGGGAGCTGCGTTTGGATGAGAGGGGGAGTGGCCCCGCCTCCTGGCCAAGGTCGGGGCACAAAAGGGTCAGTGGGTTCGGTGGTCTGGCGGTGTCCTGTAGTGTCCAATTGTATTGGAGCAAAAATTTTCCGCTTTTCATTCTCTAGGCCGAACAAAAGAGCTGAAAATTCATTTGCAAATTCCTGACAGTAGTACGTCCTGTGAACGGAATGAATTTTTAGGGTCAAAAGGATATTCTCCACTAAT
Encoded here:
- the LOC6503999 gene encoding uncharacterized protein LOC6503999, producing MSRQNGIIYSDIAIVSRGLRSIGKPASIDRLAKHMGNMLGVPSWMLKDDIKILLETYEPLGFFKKEDGRYSLPADLLQILNEQEREKQANLVVPAATVAPPNEPDAVYGYTSEIDMSQSLRHPYLHRFS